The following are from one region of the Stigmatella ashevillena genome:
- a CDS encoding oxidoreductase has product MVRGFAVAALCGGFMRGCASGGGNDSGAESAAKDTLELRPEAGLLTALPPRVGLSLKNNSPYVTNRLIREALAPYPRDLDIVTKIGARRGEDGAWLPAFSPQELTQAVHDNLRNLGLEVLDVVNLRLMFSPHGPAEDSVEAPLTVLAGLQQKGLVRHIGLSNVTPTQIAEVRRIAPIVCVQNHYNLVHRADDALIDSLARDGIAYVPFFPLGGFTPLQSSTLSGVAARLGATPMQVALAWLLRRSPNIFLIPGTSAAGPGKDAEAWGLRRNLPVHLAEDRLVPDLAGWRRERWNDEQGAVVTLAPDWACEVLSEETELWDRGHKMLAYGLGRVGHVWLVHPGMRTLEVYLFEGYFWSLLDVWEEQGSVKAAPFEVLAWDLSALWAG; this is encoded by the coding sequence ATGGTTCGGGGTTTCGCGGTGGCGGCGCTGTGCGGCGGTTTCATGCGGGGGTGTGCTTCCGGTGGGGGCAATGACAGCGGCGCGGAGTCGGCCGCGAAGGACACGCTGGAGCTGCGGCCGGAAGCGGGGTTGCTCACGGCCTTGCCGCCGCGCGTCGGGTTGTCGCTGAAGAACAATAGTCCGTACGTCACGAACCGGTTGATCCGCGAAGCGCTCGCGCCCTATCCCCGCGATCTCGACATCGTCACCAAGATCGGCGCCCGGCGTGGCGAGGATGGCGCCTGGCTCCCAGCCTTCTCCCCCCAAGAGCTGACGCAGGCGGTCCATGACAACCTGCGCAACCTGGGCCTGGAGGTGCTCGACGTGGTGAACCTTCGCCTCATGTTCAGCCCCCATGGACCTGCGGAGGATTCCGTCGAGGCGCCCCTCACGGTGCTGGCTGGACTCCAGCAGAAAGGGCTGGTGCGCCACATCGGACTGAGCAACGTCACCCCCACGCAGATCGCGGAGGTCCGCCGGATCGCCCCCATCGTCTGCGTGCAGAACCATTACAATCTGGTGCATCGGGCCGACGATGCATTGATCGACAGCCTTGCGCGCGACGGCATCGCCTACGTGCCGTTCTTCCCACTCGGCGGATTCACCCCCTTGCAGTCATCCACCTTGTCCGGCGTCGCGGCGCGTCTCGGTGCGACCCCCATGCAGGTCGCGCTTGCTTGGTTGCTTCGCCGCTCGCCCAACATCTTTTTGATCCCGGGCACCTCGGCGGCAGGGCCGGGGAAGGACGCGGAGGCGTGGGGGCTGCGCAGGAACCTGCCCGTGCACCTCGCCGAGGACCGTCTGGTCCCCGACCTCGCGGGTTGGCGTCGGGAGCGGTGGAATGATGAGCAGGGGGCGGTGGTGACGCTCGCGCCGGACTGGGCTTGTGAGGTGCTCTCCGAAGAGACCGAGCTCTGGGACCGGGGGCACAAGATGTTGGCCTACGGTTTGGGACGCGTGGGCCACGTGTGGCTGGTGCATCCCGGGATGCGGACGCTGGAGGTCTACCTCTTCGAGGGGTACTTCTGGTCGCTGCTCGACGTGTGGGAGGAGCAAGGCTCGGTGAAGGCGGCGCCCTTCGAGGTGCTGGCGTGGGACTTGAGCGCGTTGTGGGCCGGATAG
- a CDS encoding VOC family protein: MPTMAKHAEGMPAWADLFAWDLEKAQDFYGALFGWTFETGTKETNYYTMARYQGHDVAALMPHEKDAKFPPCWNLYFATENVDRALARVQELGGKVAMGPMDVMDAGRMAFAMDSTGAAFGLWQKNQFSGASLMDEPGSLVWYEVMTGEGEKAVSFYKGLFNHGADKLPMEGMQYWLLKKDGKEVGGVMQSGDAPPHWLVTFAVKDTDATADIVTQKGGKVIAPPNDSPYGRYAIFLDPGGASFGVITLAGEPPKA; this comes from the coding sequence ATGCCGACGATGGCGAAGCACGCCGAGGGGATGCCTGCCTGGGCCGACTTGTTCGCCTGGGACCTGGAGAAGGCCCAGGACTTCTACGGTGCGCTGTTTGGCTGGACGTTCGAGACCGGCACGAAGGAGACGAACTACTACACGATGGCCCGCTATCAGGGTCACGACGTGGCGGCGTTGATGCCGCACGAAAAGGACGCGAAGTTCCCTCCCTGTTGGAACCTCTACTTCGCCACGGAGAACGTGGACCGCGCCCTCGCCCGCGTGCAGGAGCTGGGCGGCAAGGTGGCCATGGGGCCCATGGACGTCATGGACGCGGGGCGCATGGCCTTCGCCATGGACTCCACCGGGGCGGCCTTCGGCCTCTGGCAGAAGAACCAGTTCTCCGGCGCCTCCCTGATGGACGAGCCCGGCTCCCTGGTCTGGTACGAGGTGATGACCGGCGAAGGAGAGAAGGCGGTGTCCTTCTACAAGGGTCTCTTCAACCACGGCGCGGACAAGCTGCCGATGGAGGGGATGCAGTACTGGCTCTTGAAGAAGGACGGCAAGGAGGTGGGCGGCGTGATGCAGTCGGGTGACGCGCCGCCGCACTGGCTGGTCACCTTCGCGGTGAAGGACACCGACGCGACCGCCGACATCGTCACCCAGAAGGGCGGCAAGGTGATCGCACCGCCGAACGACTCACCTTACGGGCGCTACGCCATCTTCCTGGACCCCGGCGGCGCCTCCTTCGGCGTCATCACCCTGGCCGGCGAGCCGCCGAAGGCCTGA
- a CDS encoding fascin domain-containing protein — protein sequence MNRIKTSLLFRRGSWWVLGVLLALQAPPGSAQPAASTPLPSALNNGSPEEASQYYKELSKKLGILTPATIEAQATVKNLLNYLGYAELRPEDIEFAPPESLMAGTATVAQVLPVGSKVALQMGAGSFFARCNGCQDPAAPPLPDTVAVLATNAASSLFEVVDAGNGKIALKADTGKFVARCHGCIAKTSIQDFAAIHVTGTPLLGVAQFTPELLPNGKVAFKADSGKYLARCPGCSPAGRTPNPVAVQVTDAKTEPNAQWTVVVQNGSAHEEILVSRFFAPKIVNFSVAPEQRNIGWRRLVRMKARPGSNAKKHFVESAWILFNHFTQPPTHSPFGGTHVPLLSKNGSVNTQVALLTHCAVGQTACQNAELNSIYWMDFGRSDKGYKLSYQLDAFFDAGALGGSAPYYVPNGCDSCHGSLRGKAVLNSLDTDHWLDRLTDGDFPALNKPDAPAALFDAGKNVQSARYAEAFDVLRQLNQEIAAMQKQVNPKGFHLAATNAWLEIHKTSVAPEPGLTKRAFAFFNTGHPLKKDRKPTSAPLNWTPSAEDKELLGLLNKYCYRCHGAVRYDIFSKDMVADQSSPILDRLDPNPTQAKIVGFKMPIDRELSAADKKRLIELIEKLYGQTH from the coding sequence ATGAATCGCATCAAGACCTCTCTCCTTTTCCGCCGAGGCTCCTGGTGGGTCTTGGGTGTGTTGCTGGCACTGCAAGCACCGCCTGGCTCGGCGCAGCCCGCTGCGTCCACGCCCTTGCCCAGCGCCCTCAACAATGGCAGTCCTGAGGAAGCGTCCCAGTATTACAAGGAGCTCTCCAAGAAGCTGGGCATCCTCACGCCCGCGACGATCGAAGCCCAGGCGACCGTCAAGAACCTGTTGAACTATCTCGGGTATGCGGAACTCCGCCCTGAGGACATTGAGTTCGCGCCGCCCGAGTCATTGATGGCGGGGACAGCGACTGTCGCGCAGGTGCTGCCTGTGGGCAGCAAGGTGGCGCTCCAGATGGGGGCGGGCTCGTTCTTCGCCCGCTGCAATGGCTGTCAGGATCCGGCAGCACCTCCGCTGCCTGACACGGTGGCTGTCCTCGCCACCAACGCGGCCTCCTCCCTCTTCGAAGTGGTGGATGCGGGCAATGGCAAGATTGCCCTCAAGGCGGACACGGGCAAGTTCGTGGCCCGGTGCCACGGATGCATCGCGAAGACCAGCATCCAGGACTTCGCCGCCATTCACGTGACCGGTACCCCACTGCTGGGTGTTGCTCAGTTCACCCCGGAGCTCCTCCCCAACGGGAAGGTCGCCTTCAAGGCGGACTCAGGCAAGTACCTGGCGCGGTGTCCGGGGTGCTCGCCCGCCGGCAGGACTCCCAACCCGGTCGCGGTTCAGGTCACAGACGCCAAGACAGAGCCCAACGCTCAGTGGACCGTCGTCGTACAGAATGGCTCCGCGCACGAAGAGATCCTCGTCTCCCGATTCTTCGCGCCCAAGATCGTCAACTTCAGCGTCGCTCCCGAGCAGCGCAACATCGGCTGGCGTCGGCTGGTGCGCATGAAGGCCCGCCCCGGCTCCAACGCGAAGAAGCACTTCGTGGAGAGCGCCTGGATCCTCTTCAACCACTTCACCCAGCCACCCACCCACAGTCCCTTTGGCGGCACCCATGTGCCCCTGTTGTCGAAGAATGGCTCCGTCAACACGCAGGTGGCCCTGCTCACCCACTGCGCCGTCGGCCAGACCGCATGCCAGAACGCGGAGCTCAACAGCATCTACTGGATGGACTTTGGCCGCTCGGACAAGGGGTACAAGCTCTCCTACCAGCTCGACGCCTTCTTCGATGCCGGCGCGCTCGGGGGCAGCGCCCCCTATTATGTCCCCAACGGGTGTGACAGCTGCCATGGCTCGCTGCGCGGCAAGGCCGTGCTCAACTCTCTTGATACCGACCATTGGTTGGACCGCCTCACGGATGGGGACTTTCCCGCCCTGAACAAGCCCGATGCTCCTGCAGCGCTCTTCGACGCGGGCAAGAACGTCCAGTCGGCCCGTTACGCCGAGGCCTTCGACGTGCTGCGCCAGCTCAACCAGGAGATCGCAGCCATGCAGAAGCAAGTGAATCCCAAGGGCTTCCATCTTGCCGCCACCAACGCGTGGCTGGAGATCCACAAGACCTCGGTGGCGCCGGAGCCGGGCCTCACCAAGCGCGCCTTTGCCTTCTTCAACACGGGCCATCCGCTCAAGAAGGATCGCAAGCCCACTTCGGCTCCCTTGAACTGGACACCGAGTGCCGAGGACAAGGAGCTGCTCGGCCTGCTGAACAAGTATTGCTATCGCTGCCACGGCGCCGTTCGCTACGACATCTTCAGCAAGGACATGGTCGCGGATCAAAGCAGCCCCATCCTCGACCGGCTCGATCCCAATCCCACGCAAGCGAAGATTGTTGGCTTCAAGATGCCTATCGACCGGGAGCTCAGTGCCGCGGACAAGAAGCGCCTGATCGAACTCATCGAGAAGCTGTACGGACAGACCCACTGA
- a CDS encoding LodA/GoxA family CTQ-dependent oxidase: MTRFFRIHPAVGIARVGNSPDEFFIGPEHPNQPPNFDITQKKFLPFKDSQGRIKRQAARFRVFEYTMQNGALTPLREVTSGSSDVVSIKWNVHLANRKAAFFRFNGQDGAEAGVWKGADPEPNQPRINLRNAHVQGEVERKRLLLIDPGLKSISGRIQTPVPLTNPNGNIPIATLGELRTDENGNLLVLGGHGQSKKTANGKLIDDYVNNDHWFDDMSDGPVSAEITYQEGGTNQTVKLEGKDGAWLLVGPPDFAPAVGNVVRLFDTLWDLAVRSQKVPLADTDGLFNQGLFARLKQQRADWSTTTHSFQNYKPSFRLEVFPILERALGHRHVHNPEASKAFHATLAGVEQDLGSVASVKGNRLRKTIFNYLRDPFSTTLEPLLMPKGLGDFYSDYASDEGMDTRGYFMTLTKVQYAVLKRWSEGEFQEDWDEKKAHAIDPDITAGGLDRASMENGVGAPFFPGIDCSWLVRRPELYAAPFRIHHSGVVFPTTAKLAIGPGFFSQQMALPWQADFYQCKKQFFDPKSFKKNTVEGDGMYHMWWAAHRPDDVYAKKGDIQMVPWTRSLEAVAEVEARKPEIKNSAPEGTSAVEMAMYLQVQQNWSQLGFVINEGDAYFETQERSAPTGVAAVRSATRLKLKSWKADYLCRADAAPGITSAASGAGTEWNVEWLSDTRLKLKSVKGDYLQRSDAAQGVTPGATAAMTEWIIETANGKFTLKSSKGDCLHRAAEAGSVTTWSDGVGNLWEIEVLARAKV; this comes from the coding sequence ATGACCCGATTCTTTCGCATTCATCCCGCTGTGGGCATTGCCCGCGTCGGCAACTCTCCGGACGAGTTCTTCATCGGTCCCGAGCATCCCAATCAGCCTCCCAACTTCGACATCACCCAGAAGAAGTTTCTTCCCTTCAAGGACAGTCAGGGCCGCATCAAGCGGCAGGCGGCCCGCTTCCGCGTCTTCGAATACACGATGCAGAACGGCGCACTGACTCCGCTGCGGGAGGTCACCTCGGGCAGCTCCGACGTCGTCAGCATCAAATGGAATGTCCACCTGGCCAACCGCAAAGCCGCCTTCTTCAGGTTCAATGGGCAGGATGGGGCGGAGGCCGGCGTCTGGAAGGGCGCGGACCCGGAGCCGAACCAGCCCCGCATCAATCTGCGCAATGCGCATGTTCAGGGAGAGGTCGAGCGCAAGCGCCTGCTCCTCATCGACCCCGGGCTCAAGTCCATTTCGGGCCGGATCCAGACGCCCGTCCCCCTCACCAACCCCAATGGCAACATCCCCATCGCCACCCTGGGCGAGCTGCGCACGGATGAGAATGGCAACCTGCTCGTGCTGGGCGGCCATGGCCAGTCCAAGAAGACCGCGAACGGCAAGCTCATCGACGACTATGTCAACAATGATCACTGGTTCGACGACATGTCGGACGGTCCCGTGAGCGCGGAGATCACCTACCAGGAGGGAGGCACGAACCAGACGGTGAAGCTGGAGGGGAAGGACGGCGCCTGGTTGCTTGTGGGGCCGCCGGATTTCGCCCCCGCGGTGGGCAACGTCGTGCGTCTGTTCGACACCCTGTGGGACCTGGCGGTGCGCTCGCAGAAAGTGCCGCTCGCCGACACGGACGGCCTCTTCAACCAGGGGTTGTTCGCTCGGCTCAAGCAGCAGCGCGCGGACTGGAGCACGACGACCCACTCCTTCCAGAACTACAAGCCCTCCTTCCGGCTGGAGGTGTTTCCCATCCTCGAGCGCGCCCTGGGGCACCGCCATGTCCACAACCCCGAAGCCTCCAAGGCCTTCCATGCCACGCTCGCGGGAGTGGAGCAGGATCTCGGCTCGGTGGCCTCGGTCAAGGGCAATCGCCTGCGCAAGACGATCTTCAACTACCTGCGTGACCCCTTCAGCACCACCCTCGAGCCCCTGCTGATGCCCAAGGGGCTGGGCGACTTCTACTCGGACTACGCGTCCGACGAAGGGATGGACACGAGGGGCTACTTCATGACCCTCACGAAGGTGCAGTACGCGGTGCTCAAGCGTTGGTCCGAGGGGGAGTTCCAGGAGGACTGGGACGAGAAGAAGGCCCACGCCATCGACCCGGACATCACCGCCGGAGGGCTTGATCGGGCCTCGATGGAGAATGGCGTGGGCGCCCCCTTCTTCCCTGGCATCGATTGTAGCTGGCTGGTGCGTCGGCCAGAGCTGTACGCGGCTCCCTTCCGCATCCACCACTCGGGCGTGGTGTTCCCCACCACGGCAAAGCTCGCCATTGGCCCGGGGTTCTTCTCGCAGCAGATGGCGCTGCCCTGGCAGGCCGACTTCTACCAGTGCAAGAAGCAGTTCTTCGACCCCAAGTCCTTCAAGAAAAACACCGTCGAAGGCGACGGCATGTACCACATGTGGTGGGCCGCGCATCGTCCGGATGACGTCTACGCGAAGAAGGGAGACATCCAGATGGTCCCCTGGACTCGCTCTCTGGAGGCGGTCGCCGAGGTGGAGGCGCGCAAGCCGGAGATCAAGAACAGCGCGCCCGAAGGCACCTCCGCCGTCGAGATGGCCATGTATCTCCAGGTGCAGCAGAACTGGTCGCAGCTCGGCTTCGTCATCAACGAGGGTGACGCCTATTTCGAGACCCAGGAGCGCAGCGCTCCGACAGGGGTTGCCGCCGTGCGAAGCGCGACTCGGCTCAAGCTCAAGTCCTGGAAGGCCGACTATCTGTGCCGGGCCGACGCGGCTCCAGGCATCACCTCCGCAGCCAGCGGGGCTGGCACGGAGTGGAACGTGGAATGGTTGAGCGACACCCGGCTCAAGCTCAAGTCAGTGAAGGGAGATTACCTGCAGCGCTCGGACGCGGCTCAGGGGGTCACCCCTGGGGCCACGGCTGCCATGACGGAGTGGATTATCGAGACCGCCAACGGCAAGTTCACGTTGAAGTCCTCGAAGGGCGACTGCCTGCACCGGGCCGCCGAGGCGGGCAGCGTCACCACCTGGTCCGATGGCGTGGGTAACCTGTGGGAGATCGAAGTGCTGGCACGCGCCAAAGTCTAG
- a CDS encoding NAD(P)/FAD-dependent oxidoreductase, giving the protein MSRITDPFDPAASAVTGARASYPVVVLGGGVAGLSAALTLVRAGVSACVLERTDYSPWRPGETLSPVAYAELQQLLAPEPLETEGFLASHGLEATWGSGHPHRHSFLTNPYGSGWHVERRHLDALLARQVQSLQVPLWRSTCVTHLEREGHGWRLRARTPQGPVELRCEALVDATGRSAQVARQLGVRRHSWDALCSVSVITDRPPGFQEQRLVVEATPLGWWYAAPLPQGRLILSLLSDVDVLQRQGALQPAGWSALFSTTRHLSERVGRLAGVTRLQVRRCETSRLEHAAGAGWVAVGDASAMWDPLSSSGILKGLRTGRAAARALCAALGGNSGALEDYARQEAEEFIRYLSARRAHYTLEQRWAAEDFWRRRLDAPAGLELVAADAAYT; this is encoded by the coding sequence ATGTCCCGAATCACGGACCCGTTTGACCCTGCGGCTTCCGCTGTGACAGGTGCGCGCGCCTCCTACCCAGTCGTGGTGCTGGGAGGCGGCGTGGCGGGCTTGAGCGCTGCCCTCACCCTGGTAAGGGCGGGCGTCTCCGCCTGCGTCCTGGAGCGCACGGATTACTCCCCCTGGCGTCCCGGGGAGACCCTCTCGCCGGTGGCCTATGCCGAGCTCCAGCAGTTGCTGGCTCCCGAGCCGCTGGAGACGGAGGGCTTCCTGGCGTCGCATGGCCTGGAGGCCACCTGGGGCTCGGGGCATCCTCACCGCCACTCTTTCCTCACCAATCCCTATGGGAGCGGCTGGCACGTGGAGCGTCGGCACCTGGACGCGCTGCTGGCTCGCCAAGTCCAGTCGCTCCAGGTGCCTCTGTGGCGGAGCACCTGCGTCACCCACCTCGAGCGCGAGGGGCACGGGTGGAGGTTGCGGGCGCGGACGCCCCAAGGCCCCGTGGAGCTGCGCTGCGAGGCCTTGGTGGACGCGACCGGACGTTCCGCACAAGTGGCGCGGCAGCTCGGCGTGCGGAGGCACTCCTGGGATGCGTTGTGCAGCGTGTCCGTGATCACCGACAGGCCTCCTGGGTTCCAGGAGCAGCGCTTGGTGGTCGAAGCCACGCCTCTGGGTTGGTGGTACGCCGCGCCGCTGCCCCAGGGTCGTCTCATCCTCTCGCTGCTGAGCGACGTGGATGTGCTCCAGCGTCAGGGTGCGTTGCAGCCAGCGGGGTGGAGCGCTCTGTTCTCCACGACCCGGCACCTGAGCGAGAGGGTAGGCAGGCTCGCGGGGGTGACACGACTGCAGGTACGCCGCTGTGAGACGAGCCGTCTGGAGCATGCGGCGGGAGCGGGCTGGGTAGCGGTGGGGGACGCCTCGGCGATGTGGGATCCGCTCTCGTCGAGCGGTATTCTCAAGGGGTTGCGCACGGGGCGCGCGGCGGCGCGGGCCCTCTGTGCCGCTCTGGGAGGAAACAGCGGAGCGCTGGAAGATTACGCACGGCAGGAGGCGGAGGAATTCATCCGCTACCTGTCCGCGCGCCGGGCGCATTACACCCTGGAGCAACGTTGGGCCGCGGAGGACTTCTGGCGGCGGCGGTTGGACGCACCCGCAGGTCTTGAGCTGGTGGCGGCCGACGCAGCCTACACCTAG
- a CDS encoding methyltransferase domain-containing protein produces the protein MGTDFYLLGHESAEAQRLIRQAQELAGETSWLFDQLDIPVGARAIDLGCGPRGVLDQLSARVGPSGTVVGLDRGEDTLARARAFVAEQGLHNVELVQGDARATGQPPGSFDLVHARLVLVNVPRPEEIAREMVALARPGGAVASHEADYLPHRCDPPCPAWDRLFELFQAHSRDHGVDLFVGSRSHRLLREAGLTDIQVRPLVSVYPKGHPRREIFVHFIQNVRTELLEAGRIEAKELDALMTELVAHLAREDVLVISHMFFQVWGRKPHHAG, from the coding sequence ATGGGCACGGATTTTTATTTGCTCGGCCACGAGTCTGCGGAGGCTCAACGTCTGATTCGCCAGGCGCAAGAGCTGGCGGGGGAGACGAGCTGGCTCTTCGACCAACTCGACATCCCCGTGGGCGCCCGTGCGATCGACCTGGGCTGTGGTCCGCGCGGTGTGCTCGATCAACTCTCCGCGCGCGTAGGCCCCTCCGGCACGGTCGTGGGACTCGATCGCGGTGAAGACACGCTCGCTCGCGCACGCGCGTTCGTGGCCGAACAGGGCCTGCACAACGTCGAGCTGGTTCAAGGAGACGCGCGCGCAACAGGGCAGCCGCCCGGCTCATTCGATCTCGTCCACGCGCGTCTCGTGCTCGTCAACGTCCCGCGACCCGAGGAAATCGCTCGTGAGATGGTGGCGCTAGCGCGGCCCGGCGGCGCGGTCGCCAGCCACGAAGCCGATTACTTGCCGCATCGTTGCGATCCGCCCTGCCCGGCGTGGGATCGCCTCTTCGAACTCTTTCAAGCACACTCGCGCGATCACGGCGTCGACTTGTTCGTGGGCAGCCGCTCCCACCGCTTGCTTCGCGAGGCCGGCCTGACGGATATCCAGGTCCGGCCCCTCGTTTCCGTCTATCCCAAGGGCCATCCACGCCGCGAGATCTTCGTCCACTTCATCCAGAACGTTCGCACGGAGCTGCTCGAAGCCGGAAGGATCGAGGCCAAGGAGTTAGACGCCCTGATGACCGAACTCGTGGCACATCTGGCGCGCGAAGACGTCCTCGTCATTTCACACATGTTCTTCCAAGTGTGGGGACGAAAGCCTCACCACGCCGGGTGA
- a CDS encoding DUF2259 domain-containing protein, whose product MKKLVKALIIALATVGASHAAWATDAKNFRNLGFSADGRHFAFAESVVQDPSGFPWAAAYVVDVAQNRLVQTEKILIEVENRSEEKALQQVIAKLNLSKYGIDQKRLGKTLWIRMPTDLGAPEMKPLFSLDYGVMGGANTVSPQFQLEVTELDPAVPNTECEGYGHKMVAVSLANLGDDTRVDLQRDTNVPRSRECSWAYQPRQVIEHKGSIVVVLRYETFGFEGPDYNHMVVTAQRALERITHP is encoded by the coding sequence ATGAAAAAACTCGTCAAGGCCCTGATCATCGCGCTCGCCACCGTCGGTGCCTCCCACGCCGCTTGGGCCACCGATGCCAAAAACTTCCGCAACCTCGGCTTTTCGGCCGACGGGCGGCACTTCGCCTTCGCCGAGTCCGTCGTTCAAGACCCTTCCGGATTTCCCTGGGCTGCGGCGTATGTGGTCGACGTCGCCCAAAACCGTCTCGTCCAGACGGAAAAAATCCTGATTGAGGTAGAAAACAGGTCCGAAGAGAAAGCCCTTCAGCAGGTGATCGCCAAGCTCAATCTTTCGAAATACGGAATCGATCAAAAGCGCCTGGGGAAAACTCTGTGGATTCGCATGCCCACCGATCTCGGCGCTCCTGAAATGAAACCCCTCTTCAGCCTGGATTACGGGGTGATGGGTGGCGCCAACACCGTTTCGCCGCAGTTCCAGCTCGAAGTGACGGAGCTCGACCCTGCCGTGCCCAACACCGAGTGCGAAGGATACGGCCACAAAATGGTGGCCGTGAGCCTCGCCAACCTCGGCGACGACACCCGCGTGGACCTTCAGCGGGATACAAACGTGCCGCGCTCGCGAGAGTGTTCGTGGGCGTACCAACCCCGGCAAGTGATCGAGCACAAAGGCTCTATCGTGGTGGTCTTGCGCTACGAAACCTTCGGTTTCGAAGGGCCGGATTACAACCACATGGTCGTTACGGCCCAGAGGGCATTGGAACGAATCACCCACCCTTGA
- a CDS encoding tellurite resistance TerB family protein: MTREYPQEQLLAFVQAMANVAASDGRVTEDERQQLDDMVVGIGLSPRDAQIAALIEGEFQKPSRLTDIVSKIEIRELRVSLLRMCVEVACADGEIADEERASVKEAANAFGLDVSVADELIDWTLASIKLEQREREIMAKLL, translated from the coding sequence ATGACCCGCGAGTACCCCCAAGAACAGTTACTGGCGTTCGTCCAGGCCATGGCCAACGTGGCTGCGAGCGATGGCCGCGTCACCGAGGACGAGCGTCAGCAACTCGATGACATGGTGGTGGGCATCGGCCTGTCCCCCCGCGACGCGCAGATTGCAGCGCTCATCGAGGGGGAGTTCCAGAAGCCCAGCCGCCTCACCGACATCGTCAGCAAGATCGAAATCCGCGAGCTGCGCGTCTCCTTGCTGCGCATGTGCGTCGAGGTGGCGTGCGCCGACGGAGAGATCGCGGACGAGGAACGTGCGTCGGTGAAGGAGGCCGCCAACGCCTTCGGTCTCGACGTGTCGGTCGCCGACGAGCTCATCGACTGGACGCTCGCCTCGATCAAACTCGAGCAGCGCGAACGCGAGATCATGGCGAAGCTGCTCTAA
- a CDS encoding GNAT family N-acetyltransferase yields MTIPDAVTIGHAHEALQAAFCDYVPQVFRTVDFRRWCAWGEWNDDYRAFAVFDEGRVVANASVMRMRLQIEGREVIGYQFGAVGCVPSHRERGLSRVVMEAALEYCGAAPLLLFANERVLDFYPRFGFAPREQMLFGAACHAEPGSEPAPVLDLAEAHVRAGLVALSDEGLAVTERFGARSHARIASWYAANAFSRPLRQLRADAWVLAGVEDGTLYIDDIFAREPFDLRPHIPRLINQPITAVHFGFTPERWWPQARVIGVDTEAYLFVRNLELPSGPHRFPVMART; encoded by the coding sequence ATGACGATCCCAGACGCCGTGACGATTGGCCATGCCCATGAGGCACTGCAAGCCGCCTTCTGTGACTACGTGCCCCAGGTCTTTCGCACCGTGGACTTCCGGCGCTGGTGCGCGTGGGGGGAATGGAACGACGACTACCGCGCCTTCGCGGTGTTCGACGAGGGCCGCGTGGTGGCCAATGCCTCGGTGATGCGGATGCGGTTGCAGATCGAGGGCCGCGAGGTCATCGGTTACCAGTTCGGCGCGGTCGGCTGCGTGCCATCCCATCGCGAACGGGGGTTGTCGCGCGTGGTGATGGAGGCGGCGCTCGAGTACTGCGGTGCGGCGCCCCTGTTGTTGTTCGCCAACGAGAGGGTGCTCGATTTCTATCCGCGCTTCGGATTCGCACCTCGGGAGCAGATGCTGTTCGGCGCCGCATGCCACGCGGAGCCGGGAAGCGAGCCTGCGCCAGTGCTTGATCTGGCCGAGGCGCACGTCCGCGCGGGCTTGGTCGCGCTGTCCGACGAGGGGCTCGCGGTCACCGAGCGCTTCGGCGCGCGGAGCCACGCGAGAATCGCGAGCTGGTATGCGGCGAATGCCTTCTCACGGCCGCTGCGTCAGCTTCGCGCGGATGCCTGGGTGCTCGCCGGGGTCGAGGACGGCACGCTGTATATCGACGACATCTTCGCGCGCGAGCCTTTCGACCTGCGCCCTCACATCCCACGGCTGATCAACCAGCCCATCACGGCCGTCCACTTCGGTTTCACGCCCGAGCGCTGGTGGCCCCAGGCGCGCGTCATCGGCGTGGACACGGAGGCCTACCTGTTCGTACGCAACCTGGAACTGCCTTCCGGGCCACATCGGTTTCCGGTGATGGCGCGAACGTAG